A DNA window from Janibacter sp. A1S7 contains the following coding sequences:
- a CDS encoding helix-turn-helix transcriptional regulator, with protein sequence MTRQPVESATNRVERLLTMVPWLASRQGIEIERAAAGLGITEKQLRADLDLLFMCGYGPMPDELIEASYEGGRVFVSNADAISRPLRLTVDEAVSLIVGLRSLATSGAGESSAVERALAKLEGAAGAIPGVDRVLVVEDDTQGGQVLADLRDALTAGRRVHLGYHVPSRDERTERDVDPMRLARVEGHWYLEGWCHRATDVRLFRVDRIEAVEVLDLPADPPEGLTGRDLRTGVYQGGAEDVAVLVRLAPGAHWVAEYYPVTDRRPDGDHLLVTMPASTEGFMRRLALRLGGDVEVVEPTSLRDSVAGHARAALAAYRN encoded by the coding sequence ATGACCCGTCAACCCGTGGAGTCGGCCACCAACCGCGTCGAGCGACTGCTGACGATGGTCCCCTGGCTCGCCAGCCGCCAGGGGATCGAGATCGAGCGAGCGGCAGCGGGACTGGGCATCACCGAGAAGCAACTGCGCGCCGACCTCGACCTGCTCTTCATGTGCGGGTACGGACCGATGCCGGACGAGCTCATCGAGGCCAGCTACGAGGGCGGTCGCGTCTTCGTCAGCAACGCGGACGCGATCTCCCGCCCCCTTCGTCTGACCGTCGACGAGGCCGTCTCGCTCATCGTGGGCCTGCGGTCCCTGGCCACGTCCGGGGCGGGGGAGTCCAGCGCCGTGGAGCGTGCCCTGGCCAAGCTCGAGGGTGCGGCCGGAGCCATTCCGGGCGTCGACCGGGTCCTCGTCGTCGAGGACGACACGCAGGGCGGTCAGGTGCTCGCGGACCTGCGGGATGCCCTCACCGCGGGACGTCGGGTGCATCTGGGGTACCACGTCCCCAGCCGGGACGAGCGCACCGAGCGCGACGTCGACCCGATGCGCCTGGCGCGGGTCGAGGGGCACTGGTACCTCGAGGGCTGGTGTCACCGGGCGACGGACGTGCGACTCTTCCGGGTCGACCGGATCGAGGCAGTCGAGGTGCTCGACCTGCCTGCCGACCCTCCCGAGGGGCTCACCGGCCGTGACCTGCGCACGGGCGTCTACCAGGGTGGCGCCGAGGACGTGGCGGTCCTGGTGCGTCTGGCACCCGGCGCGCACTGGGTCGCGGAGTACTACCCGGTCACCGATCGCCGACCGGACGGCGACCACCTCCTGGTCACCATGCCTGCGAGCACCGAGGGCTTCATGCGTCGGCTCGCGCTGCGTCTGGGGGGCGATGTCGAGGTCGTGGAGCCGACGTCGCTGCGGGACTCCGTGGCCGGACACGCCCGAGCCGCTCTGGCTGCCTATCGGAACTGA
- a CDS encoding helix-turn-helix transcriptional regulator has product MAAPNTPRAKAERLLNLTMSLLSSRIPLPKHRIRHLVEAYRSVESDEAFDRMFERDKDDLRAMGIPLVTEEIGVFEDEQGYRIDRRDYDLPPIELTAQELAVVGLASRAWAHAAMAGTAATAWRKVAAGDELSEDPFVGLEPHLGSGESAFEPLKDAVLMTATVRFDYARAGEGTASPRHVEPWYLTAWHGRWYLVGHDLDRGAPRVFRLSRVTSTVTTTGEAATQAVPEDLDPVSMIAATDGREPQSSAAALRVRVGTGHVLRRRARTVDSIDEQWDRVELDHGDPADFAAEIASHGPDVVVEQPADLREAVIDRLEAVISAHREVSA; this is encoded by the coding sequence GTGGCGGCACCCAACACACCCCGGGCCAAGGCCGAGCGCCTGCTGAACCTGACGATGAGCCTGCTGTCCTCGCGGATCCCCCTGCCCAAGCACCGGATCCGTCACCTGGTCGAGGCCTATCGCAGCGTCGAGTCCGACGAGGCCTTCGACCGGATGTTCGAGCGCGACAAGGACGACCTGCGCGCCATGGGGATCCCGCTGGTCACCGAGGAGATCGGGGTCTTCGAGGACGAGCAGGGCTACCGGATCGACCGTCGCGACTACGACCTGCCGCCGATCGAGCTCACCGCGCAGGAGCTGGCGGTGGTGGGCCTGGCGAGTCGCGCGTGGGCCCACGCGGCGATGGCCGGGACGGCTGCGACGGCGTGGCGCAAGGTGGCTGCCGGTGACGAGCTGAGCGAGGACCCCTTCGTCGGGCTGGAGCCGCACCTCGGCAGTGGTGAGAGTGCCTTCGAGCCGCTCAAGGACGCCGTCCTGATGACGGCCACCGTCCGCTTCGACTATGCCCGGGCGGGGGAGGGGACCGCCAGTCCCCGGCACGTCGAGCCCTGGTACCTGACTGCCTGGCACGGCCGGTGGTACCTCGTCGGTCACGACCTCGACAGGGGGGCGCCGCGTGTCTTCCGGCTCTCGCGCGTCACCTCCACGGTGACCACCACCGGTGAGGCGGCCACACAGGCGGTGCCCGAGGACCTCGACCCCGTCTCGATGATCGCCGCCACCGATGGTCGGGAACCGCAGTCCAGCGCGGCCGCGCTGCGCGTGCGTGTCGGGACCGGGCACGTGCTGCGCCGCCGCGCCCGTACCGTGGATTCCATCGACGAGCAGTGGGACCGGGTCGAGCTCGACCACGGTGACCCGGCCGACTTCGCCGCCGAGATCGCCAGCCACGGCCCCGACGTCGTCGTCGAGCAGCCCGCGGACCTGCGCGAGGCCGTCATCGACCGGCTCGAGGCCGTCATCAGCGCACACCGGGAGGTCTCGGCATGA
- a CDS encoding FKBP-type peptidyl-prolyl cis-trans isomerase: MPFDPNTTKPEIDFPGDTPPNELVVEDISVGDGAEVTPGSPIQAHYVGVAHSTGEEFDASWNRGAPLAFTAGVGQVIQGWDQGLIGMKEGGRRRITIPPHLGYGDQGAGNVIKGGETLIFVVDLVKAG, from the coding sequence ATGCCGTTCGACCCGAACACCACCAAGCCGGAGATCGACTTCCCCGGTGACACCCCGCCCAACGAGCTCGTCGTCGAGGACATCAGCGTCGGTGACGGCGCCGAGGTGACCCCCGGCTCGCCGATCCAGGCGCACTACGTCGGCGTCGCCCACTCGACCGGCGAGGAGTTCGACGCCTCCTGGAACCGTGGTGCACCGCTGGCCTTCACCGCCGGCGTCGGGCAGGTCATCCAGGGCTGGGACCAGGGCCTGATCGGGATGAAGGAGGGCGGTCGACGCAGGATCACCATCCCGCCCCACCTCGGGTACGGCGACCAGGGCGCCGGCAACGTCATCAAGGGTGGCGAGACCCTGATCTTCGTCGTCGACCTGGTCAAGGCCGGCTGA
- a CDS encoding FKBP-type peptidyl-prolyl cis-trans isomerase: MPKARPRLTTAVAASLASLMLLTACGGDSESDSSDTGSSESASDSQDATPTLAEPKEEDLDKVEEIEVTQADGKKGPSVELPEKPLEVSQTTRTILDEGDGKELPDDAYATVDLAMFSAKDGKAIDGSETYSSSPIVLDLGNKQSLPGLVKTIKDQPIGSSGVAVLTPEDLFGKEGAPQLGIDGKDNLVLVYDVRGELPAKAQGKEVEPKDGLPTVDWKADAPADITIPEGEDPPKKLVVEKLIEGDGEKIAKDDYVYVSYTGVTWKDGKVFDSSMKDGRGPFAFPVGQNAVIPGWDKAVEGAKVGDRLLVVVPPEEGYGKEGTPDGSIKGGATLVFTVDILGAP; encoded by the coding sequence GTGCCCAAGGCCCGTCCCCGTTTGACCACCGCCGTTGCGGCATCGCTCGCATCGCTGATGCTCCTGACCGCTTGTGGCGGCGACTCCGAGAGCGACTCGTCGGACACGGGGTCCAGCGAGTCGGCGTCCGACTCCCAGGACGCGACGCCCACCCTCGCGGAGCCGAAGGAGGAGGACCTCGACAAGGTCGAGGAGATCGAGGTCACGCAGGCCGACGGCAAGAAGGGCCCCTCCGTGGAGCTGCCCGAGAAGCCGCTCGAGGTCTCCCAGACCACCCGCACCATCCTGGACGAGGGCGACGGCAAGGAGCTGCCGGACGACGCCTACGCCACGGTCGACCTCGCGATGTTCTCCGCCAAGGACGGCAAGGCCATCGACGGGTCGGAGACCTACTCCAGCTCACCGATCGTCCTCGACCTGGGTAACAAGCAGTCCCTGCCCGGGCTCGTCAAGACCATCAAGGACCAGCCCATCGGATCCAGTGGTGTCGCCGTGCTCACGCCCGAGGACCTCTTCGGCAAGGAGGGCGCTCCGCAGCTGGGGATCGACGGCAAGGACAACCTCGTCCTCGTCTACGACGTGCGCGGCGAGCTCCCGGCCAAGGCCCAGGGCAAGGAGGTCGAGCCGAAGGACGGTCTGCCGACGGTCGACTGGAAGGCCGACGCCCCCGCCGACATCACCATCCCCGAGGGCGAGGACCCGCCGAAGAAGCTCGTCGTCGAGAAGCTCATCGAGGGTGACGGCGAGAAGATCGCCAAGGACGACTACGTCTACGTCTCCTACACCGGCGTGACCTGGAAGGACGGGAAGGTCTTCGACTCGTCCATGAAGGACGGGCGCGGGCCCTTCGCCTTCCCGGTCGGCCAGAACGCCGTCATCCCCGGCTGGGACAAGGCCGTGGAGGGCGCGAAGGTCGGTGACCGCCTGCTCGTGGTGGTCCCGCCGGAGGAGGGCTACGGCAAGGAGGGCACTCCCGACGGGTCGATCAAGGGTGGCGCCACGCTCGTCTTCACCGTCGACATCCTCGGCGCTCCCTGA
- the pafA gene encoding Pup--protein ligase — protein sequence MERRIFGIETEFGITAVTDGHRRLTPDEVARYLFRKVVTWGRSSNVFLPNGSRLYLDVGSHPEYATAECDDLRTLVAHDRAGERIVQDLVEDAQARLAEEGVAGDIYVFKNNVDSAGNSYGCHENFLVARTDNFAAVTEGLLPFLITRQLIAGTGKLMKGSGGTTFSVSQRADHIWEGVSSATTRSRPIINTRDEPHADAEHYRRMHVIVGDSTMTETTTLLKVGSAHLVLRMLEDGVAMPDMTLDNPIRAIRDISLDRTGRTPVALADGRRMSALEIQGEYLARATDYAAREGIDDDLTAQVLDLWGRTLQAVETDDLSLVDTEVDWVIKYRLLDAYATRHGLDLDDPRLAQLDLAYHDIDPARGVHHVLQRAGRIARVVTDEEIVTAMATPPQTTRAKLRGDFVRTAREHSRDVTVDWVHLKVNDEAQRTVLCKDPFRSVDERVQRLIDMMAAT from the coding sequence GTGGAGCGACGCATCTTCGGTATCGAGACCGAGTTCGGGATCACGGCCGTCACCGACGGGCACCGACGACTGACGCCGGACGAGGTGGCCCGCTACCTCTTCCGCAAGGTGGTCACCTGGGGACGCTCGAGCAACGTCTTCCTGCCCAACGGCTCCCGCCTCTACCTCGACGTCGGTAGCCACCCCGAGTACGCCACCGCCGAGTGCGACGACCTGCGCACCCTCGTCGCCCACGACCGGGCGGGGGAGCGCATCGTGCAGGACCTCGTCGAGGACGCCCAGGCGCGCCTGGCGGAGGAGGGCGTCGCCGGTGACATCTACGTCTTCAAGAACAACGTCGACTCGGCCGGCAACTCCTATGGCTGCCACGAGAACTTCCTCGTCGCGCGCACGGACAACTTCGCCGCCGTGACCGAGGGCCTGCTGCCCTTCCTCATCACCCGCCAGTTGATCGCCGGCACCGGCAAGCTGATGAAGGGCAGCGGCGGAACCACCTTCTCGGTCAGCCAACGGGCCGACCACATCTGGGAGGGCGTCTCCTCGGCAACCACCCGCTCGCGGCCGATCATCAACACCCGCGACGAGCCGCACGCCGATGCCGAGCACTACCGCCGCATGCACGTCATCGTCGGCGACTCGACGATGACCGAGACGACGACGTTGCTCAAGGTCGGCTCGGCCCACCTCGTGCTGCGCATGCTCGAGGACGGCGTCGCCATGCCGGACATGACGCTGGACAACCCGATCCGGGCGATCCGCGACATCAGCCTGGACCGGACCGGGCGCACTCCGGTGGCCCTCGCCGACGGCCGCCGCATGAGCGCGCTGGAGATCCAGGGCGAGTACCTGGCCCGGGCCACGGACTACGCCGCGCGGGAGGGCATCGACGACGATCTGACCGCACAGGTCCTCGACCTGTGGGGGCGGACGTTGCAGGCCGTCGAGACCGATGACCTCTCGCTCGTCGACACGGAGGTCGACTGGGTGATCAAGTACCGCCTGCTCGATGCCTACGCCACACGACACGGACTCGACCTCGACGACCCGCGACTGGCCCAGCTCGATCTCGCCTACCACGACATCGACCCGGCTCGGGGAGTGCACCACGTGCTCCAGCGGGCCGGTCGGATCGCGCGGGTCGTCACGGACGAGGAGATCGTCACGGCGATGGCCACCCCGCCGCAGACCACGCGCGCCAAACTGCGCGGGGACTTCGTGCGTACCGCGCGCGAGCACTCGCGTGACGTCACGGTCGACTGGGTGCACCTGAAGGTCAACGACGAGGCGCAACGCACCGTGCTGTGCAAGGACCCCTTCCGCTCCGTCGACGAGCGGGTGCAGCGCCTCATCGACATGATGGCCGCCACATAG
- the prcA gene encoding proteasome subunit alpha, producing MTQPPFYVSPEQVMKDRADFARAGIARGRSVVVLAYDGGILFVADNPSSRSLNKVSEIYDRIGFAAVGKYNEFENLRVAGIRYADLRGYSYDRSDVTARGLANAYAQTLGTVFTEDQKPYEVEIVVAEVGSTPESDRIYRLTYDGSVSDEAGCVVIGGASEQLNETLRSRWRSGMDLTEAFDLAVGVLSNHGEGEVPGPRVPPEALEIAVLERDRPRRCFRRLIGPPRGEG from the coding sequence GTGACCCAACCCCCCTTCTACGTCTCACCCGAGCAGGTGATGAAGGACCGGGCGGACTTCGCCCGGGCCGGGATCGCCCGCGGTCGCTCGGTCGTGGTCCTCGCCTACGACGGCGGCATCCTCTTCGTCGCCGACAACCCGAGCAGCCGGTCGCTGAACAAGGTCAGTGAGATCTACGACCGCATCGGCTTCGCGGCGGTCGGCAAGTACAACGAGTTCGAGAACCTGCGCGTCGCCGGCATCCGGTACGCCGACCTGCGTGGCTACTCCTACGACCGCTCCGACGTGACCGCACGGGGGCTGGCCAATGCCTATGCCCAGACCCTGGGCACGGTCTTCACCGAGGACCAGAAGCCCTACGAGGTCGAGATCGTGGTCGCCGAGGTCGGGAGCACGCCCGAGAGCGACCGCATCTACCGGCTCACCTACGACGGGTCGGTCTCCGACGAGGCCGGGTGCGTCGTCATCGGCGGTGCCAGCGAGCAGCTCAACGAGACCCTGCGCTCGCGCTGGCGCAGCGGGATGGACCTGACCGAGGCCTTCGACCTGGCCGTGGGGGTGCTGTCCAACCACGGCGAAGGGGAGGTGCCGGGACCGCGGGTCCCGCCCGAGGCGCTCGAGATCGCCGTGCTCGAGCGTGACCGGCCGCGCCGGTGCTTCCGCCGGCTCATCGGGCCGCCGCGGGGCGAGGGTTAG
- the prcB gene encoding proteasome subunit beta, which produces MSRTLSHGRLPEAFTTAGGASFTQFLGQHEPELLPGRRSLPGTPAIEAPHGTTIVSLAWPEGVLMAGDRRATMGNVIANRDVDKVFAADDLSLVGIAGTAGVAIEMVRLFQVELEHYEKIEGTHMSLEGKANRLAAMLRGNLGLAMQGLAVVPAFGGYDPDTGTGRIFSYDVTGGCYEEHRHHSVGSGAAFARGALKKLWRPDMGRDEAVRVAVEALYDAADDDSATGGPDVHRRIWPTVGVVGADGVTFLDEAALEDAVATVLETRRGNPGGAR; this is translated from the coding sequence GTGAGTCGGACGCTGTCCCACGGGAGGCTGCCGGAGGCCTTCACGACCGCCGGCGGGGCCTCATTCACGCAGTTCCTCGGGCAGCACGAGCCGGAGCTGCTGCCGGGCCGTCGTTCCCTGCCCGGCACGCCCGCGATCGAGGCGCCGCACGGCACGACGATCGTCAGCCTGGCCTGGCCCGAGGGTGTCCTGATGGCGGGGGACCGGCGCGCCACGATGGGCAATGTCATCGCCAACCGGGACGTGGACAAGGTCTTCGCCGCCGACGACCTCTCGCTCGTCGGGATCGCCGGCACGGCCGGGGTGGCGATCGAGATGGTGCGGTTGTTCCAGGTCGAGCTGGAGCACTACGAGAAGATCGAGGGCACGCACATGTCCCTCGAGGGCAAGGCGAACCGGCTGGCCGCCATGCTCCGCGGGAATCTCGGTCTGGCGATGCAGGGGTTGGCCGTCGTCCCGGCCTTCGGCGGATACGACCCCGACACCGGCACCGGTCGGATCTTCTCCTACGACGTGACCGGCGGATGCTATGAGGAGCACCGGCACCACAGCGTCGGTTCGGGAGCGGCCTTCGCGCGTGGTGCGTTGAAGAAGCTGTGGCGGCCCGACATGGGCCGGGACGAGGCGGTGCGCGTCGCCGTCGAGGCGCTCTACGACGCCGCCGACGACGACTCCGCGACCGGCGGGCCCGACGTGCACCGGCGCATCTGGCCGACCGTCGGCGTGGTGGGTGCCGACGGGGTCACCTTCCTCGACGAGGCCGCCCTCGAGGACGCGGTCGCGACCGTGCTGGAGACCCGTCGCGGCAATCCGGGAGGTGCCCGGTGA
- a CDS encoding ubiquitin-like protein Pup, whose amino-acid sequence MAQEQTRPERSGGGDEGPVDEGTRVAAQNAARDEDVDSVLDEIDGVLESNAEEFVKGFVQKGGQ is encoded by the coding sequence ATGGCGCAGGAGCAGACCCGTCCCGAGCGTTCCGGTGGCGGTGACGAGGGTCCCGTCGACGAGGGGACCCGGGTGGCGGCGCAGAACGCCGCGCGGGACGAGGACGTCGACTCGGTGCTCGACGAGATCGACGGCGTCCTGGAGTCCAACGCCGAGGAGTTCGTCAAGGGCTTCGTCCAGAAGGGTGGCCAGTGA
- the dop gene encoding depupylase/deamidase Dop, with protein MSVRRVMGVETEYGISVPGQPQANPMAASGEVVTTYARAHGLRAAHGAWDYSDEHPLVDARGFEVPRSRADLSQLTDIEDPTLANVVLANGARLYVDHAHPEYSSPEVTSPRDAVVWDRAGELVMREVVQRLAATPPGINLYKNNTDGKGSSYGTHENFLVTRRTPFERIIAGLTPFFVARQVMCGAGRVGIGQESEHAGYQISSRSDFFEAPVGLETTFKRPIINTRDEPHADPDTWRRLHVIIGDANQADVANLVKTGSTSLVLALIEADAIDRGLEVLHPVEALKVISHDPTCTATVRMRDGRDLTAVQILTEYLEMATAFVEREGSDPATDEVLAHWERILGLLANDPMDAVADIDWVAKLNLLERYRQRDGMAWGDPRLTAIDIQFSDVRPEKGIFHTLERAGRITRLTNDEEVRAAVSTPPADTRAWLRGGVVERLGQHVVSASWDSLVLRLPRAGRIARVSMLDPLAHGRDETESLLATDDVDDLVTGLGA; from the coding sequence ATGAGTGTCAGACGGGTCATGGGAGTCGAGACCGAGTACGGGATCTCCGTCCCGGGGCAGCCGCAGGCCAACCCGATGGCCGCCTCCGGCGAGGTCGTCACCACCTATGCGCGGGCGCACGGGCTGCGCGCCGCCCACGGTGCGTGGGACTACAGCGACGAGCACCCACTCGTCGACGCCCGCGGCTTCGAGGTGCCCCGGTCCCGGGCGGACCTGTCCCAGCTGACGGACATCGAGGACCCGACGTTGGCCAACGTCGTGCTCGCCAACGGGGCCCGTCTGTACGTCGACCACGCGCACCCCGAGTACTCCAGTCCGGAGGTCACCTCCCCGCGGGATGCCGTCGTGTGGGACCGGGCGGGGGAGCTGGTCATGCGCGAGGTCGTGCAGCGACTGGCCGCCACCCCGCCCGGCATCAACCTGTACAAGAACAACACCGACGGCAAGGGTTCCTCGTACGGCACGCACGAGAACTTCCTCGTCACCCGCAGGACCCCCTTCGAGCGGATCATCGCCGGACTGACCCCCTTCTTCGTCGCCCGCCAGGTCATGTGCGGTGCGGGACGGGTCGGGATCGGTCAGGAGAGCGAGCACGCCGGGTACCAGATCTCCTCCCGCAGTGACTTCTTCGAGGCCCCGGTGGGTCTGGAGACGACCTTCAAGCGTCCGATCATCAACACCCGGGACGAGCCGCACGCCGATCCGGACACCTGGCGCCGGCTGCACGTGATCATCGGCGACGCCAACCAGGCGGACGTGGCCAACCTGGTCAAGACGGGCTCCACCTCGCTCGTGCTCGCCCTCATCGAGGCGGACGCGATCGATCGTGGGTTGGAGGTGCTCCACCCGGTCGAGGCCCTGAAGGTCATCTCCCACGACCCCACCTGCACGGCGACGGTGCGGATGCGCGACGGACGGGACCTCACGGCGGTGCAGATCCTCACCGAGTACCTCGAGATGGCCACCGCCTTCGTCGAGCGCGAAGGGAGCGACCCGGCCACTGACGAGGTGCTCGCCCACTGGGAGCGGATCCTCGGTCTCCTCGCGAACGACCCGATGGACGCGGTGGCCGACATCGACTGGGTCGCCAAGCTCAACCTGCTCGAGCGCTACCGCCAGCGGGACGGCATGGCGTGGGGTGACCCACGGCTGACCGCGATCGACATCCAGTTCTCCGACGTGCGCCCCGAGAAGGGCATCTTCCACACGCTGGAGAGGGCCGGCCGGATCACCCGGCTGACGAACGACGAGGAGGTCCGTGCGGCGGTCTCCACCCCGCCGGCCGACACCCGGGCATGGCTGCGCGGGGGTGTCGTCGAGCGTCTCGGGCAGCACGTCGTGTCCGCGTCGTGGGACAGCCTGGTGCTCCGGCTGCCGCGGGCCGGTCGGATCGCTCGCGTCTCGATGCTCGACCCGCTCGCCCACGGTCGCGACGAGACGGAGTCGCTGCTGGCCACCGACGACGTCGACGACCTCGTGACCGGGCTCGGGGCATAG
- a CDS encoding alpha/beta hydrolase, whose translation MDDQTWLPVGTRILDFLTRFSVTADEMTADRLSRMRSAVPMRPPYTWVVGTPHRGVRSEDHRITVRDGHELTVRVHRPASAERLPLLLHFHGGGFVIGHVGIYDPYLTRIAAAARAVVVTVAYRMAPEYRAPQAALDCRDACTWALDHAEEIGARTDAVGVTGDSAGGNLAAGIAQHLRDEAFVGLRHQALVYPAPDLTERELDDLQTLDQRYPILTPAMLRSFRGLYLGDDADDRDPVLSPAHGDLTGLPPALVQTAQLDPLRPDGAAYADALRAAGVEVRQTNYRGAPHGFLNFPGLAPAAEPALQELVGELRHHLHEADR comes from the coding sequence GTGGACGACCAGACGTGGCTGCCCGTGGGCACGAGGATCCTCGACTTCCTCACCCGTTTCTCGGTCACCGCCGACGAGATGACTGCGGATCGGCTGTCGAGGATGCGCAGCGCGGTGCCGATGCGCCCGCCGTACACGTGGGTCGTCGGGACTCCGCACCGTGGCGTGCGCAGCGAGGACCACCGGATCACCGTGCGCGACGGCCACGAGCTGACGGTGCGCGTGCACCGACCGGCGTCCGCCGAACGGCTGCCGCTCCTCCTGCACTTCCACGGAGGCGGCTTCGTCATCGGGCACGTCGGCATCTACGACCCGTACCTCACCCGGATCGCCGCAGCAGCCCGAGCCGTCGTCGTCACGGTCGCCTACCGGATGGCGCCCGAGTACCGGGCGCCGCAGGCTGCGCTCGACTGCCGGGACGCCTGCACCTGGGCGCTGGACCATGCCGAGGAGATCGGCGCCCGCACCGACGCCGTCGGCGTCACCGGGGACTCGGCCGGCGGCAACCTCGCGGCCGGGATCGCCCAGCACCTGCGGGACGAGGCCTTCGTGGGGCTGCGTCACCAGGCCCTCGTCTACCCGGCTCCGGACCTGACCGAGCGCGAGCTGGACGACCTGCAGACGCTGGACCAGCGCTACCCGATCCTCACCCCGGCCATGCTGCGCAGCTTCCGTGGCCTCTACCTCGGTGACGACGCGGACGACCGTGACCCGGTGCTCTCCCCCGCCCACGGCGACCTGACCGGCCTGCCACCGGCGCTGGTGCAGACGGCCCAGCTGGACCCCCTTCGCCCCGATGGTGCGGCCTACGCCGACGCCCTGCGCGCCGCAGGGGTCGAGGTACGGCAGACGAACTACCGTGGCGCCCCGCACGGATTCCTCAACTTCCCGGGGCTCGCCCCCGCGGCGGAGCCCGCACTCCAGGAGCTCGTGGGCGAGCTGCGGCACCACCTGCACGAGGCGGATCGATGA
- a CDS encoding alpha/beta hydrolase, with protein MKRPYPGLAPMMGLVTVFLDTVGRVSIVDATLEDIQRSRAQVYPTSPPFSWITGPVRSDVAIDEGSAPARDRAAIPLRWYTPSGTGSPRPLVVYFHGGGWVQGSTRMYDPLCSHLAAELDAVVVSVDYRMAPEHRAPTAAHDAIDVTRWLRENADHGVDRDRIALCGDSAGGNLSAVVAQQLRGLRTADGEPVIRHQALIYPATDMTMASPSIAEHSQGAVLTEAKILAFRALYIGDADDAVEFTDPLVSPLFGDVAGVAPALVQTADLDPIRDDGLRYGEALRRAGVPVRVTNYVGQPHGFASVPGIARSGAQHRAELVCELRRHLVQED; from the coding sequence ATGAAGCGCCCCTACCCCGGCCTCGCCCCGATGATGGGCCTGGTGACCGTCTTCCTCGACACCGTCGGACGCGTGTCGATCGTCGATGCCACCCTCGAGGACATCCAGCGGTCCCGGGCGCAGGTCTACCCGACCTCGCCCCCCTTCTCCTGGATCACCGGTCCAGTCCGTTCGGACGTCGCGATCGACGAAGGGAGCGCCCCCGCGCGGGACCGGGCGGCCATCCCCCTTCGCTGGTACACGCCGTCCGGAACCGGCTCGCCGCGACCGCTCGTCGTGTACTTCCACGGTGGGGGCTGGGTGCAGGGGTCCACCCGGATGTACGACCCGCTGTGCAGCCACCTCGCGGCCGAGCTCGACGCCGTCGTCGTCAGCGTCGACTACCGGATGGCGCCGGAGCACCGCGCGCCGACGGCCGCGCACGACGCGATCGACGTCACGCGGTGGTTGCGCGAGAACGCCGACCACGGCGTCGACCGGGACCGGATCGCCCTGTGCGGCGACTCCGCCGGAGGCAACCTCTCGGCCGTCGTCGCCCAGCAGCTGCGCGGTCTGCGCACCGCCGACGGTGAGCCGGTCATCCGCCACCAGGCGCTGATCTACCCGGCGACGGACATGACCATGGCCTCGCCGTCGATCGCGGAGCACTCGCAGGGAGCGGTCCTCACCGAGGCCAAGATCCTCGCCTTCCGCGCCCTCTACATCGGGGACGCCGACGACGCCGTGGAGTTCACCGACCCCCTCGTCTCACCGCTCTTCGGCGACGTGGCGGGCGTCGCGCCGGCTCTGGTGCAGACCGCCGACCTGGACCCGATCCGCGACGACGGCCTGCGCTACGGCGAGGCCCTGCGCCGGGCCGGAGTCCCCGTGCGGGTCACCAACTACGTCGGGCAGCCGCACGGGTTCGCCAGCGTCCCCGGGATCGCACGATCGGGTGCACAGCACCGTGCAGAGCTCGTCTGCGAGCTGCGTCGGCACCTGGTCCAGGAGGACTGA
- a CDS encoding DUF3054 domain-containing protein: MTRPGPALPAPGTRAAVALGLDVVIVAAFTLVGRRTHEEPLDPAGWWHTAWPFLVGLLIGWSLVVLARRAWPTGTVEGIPVWTTTVIVGMVLRALAGQGTALPFVIVATLVLGVTLLGWRLVAGRLARA; the protein is encoded by the coding sequence GTGACTCGTCCCGGACCGGCCCTCCCGGCACCCGGCACCCGTGCTGCCGTCGCCCTGGGGCTCGACGTCGTCATCGTCGCGGCGTTCACGCTCGTGGGCCGACGTACCCACGAGGAGCCGCTCGACCCGGCCGGGTGGTGGCACACCGCCTGGCCGTTCCTCGTCGGCCTGCTGATCGGATGGTCGCTCGTCGTGCTCGCCCGACGGGCGTGGCCCACGGGGACGGTGGAGGGGATCCCGGTGTGGACCACGACGGTCATCGTGGGCATGGTGCTGCGGGCGCTGGCGGGCCAGGGCACGGCCCTGCCCTTCGTCATCGTCGCAACGCTCGTCCTCGGCGTCACCCTGCTCGGCTGGCGTCTGGTGGCGGGACGACTCGCACGAGCCTGA